The sequence TGGAAAAATTGATTGAGTACACCATCCGGCTCGAACCCGGCGTGCAGGAACCGGAAGATACCCTGGAAAAAGCGCTCGGCTCCTGTCGCGATACCGGCTGGTTGATGGTGCAGTTGTTACGTCATCTGGGGCTTGCGGCGCGCTTCGCCTCCGGTTATCTGGTGCAGCTCAAACCCGATACCAAATCGCTCGACGGTCCTTCCGGCACCGAACACGATTTCACCGACTTACACGCGTGGTGCGAAGTCTATCTGCCCGGCGCAGGCTGGGTGGGGCTGGACCCAACGTCCGGGTTATTCGCCAGTGAGGGCCACATTCCCCTCGCCTGCACACCGGACCCGGTCTCCGCCGCACCAATTAGCGGATTTACGGACAAATGCGAAGTCGAGTTCAACTACGAAAACGAAGTTGCACGTATTTTGGAAGACCCGCGGGTAACCAAGCCCTATACCGACGATCAATGGCAGGAAGTGCTCGCCCTCGGTCGCGCGGTGGACGACGAGTTAAACCAGAACGACGTGCGCCTGACCATGGGCGGCGAACCCACATTTGTTTCCATCGACGATATGGAATCCGCACAGTGGAACACCGCTGCCCTCGGCGCGGACAAACTGCGCCTCGCCAAAAATCTGCTACTGCGTTTGCGCGAACACTTTGCCCCCAACGGCATGCTGCATTACGGCCAGGGTAAATGGTACCCCGGCGAGGAACTGCCGCGCTGGGCGCTGGGGCTGTTCTGGCGCAAAGACGGCGAGTCTCTGTGGAGCAACCCGAAAACCCTGGCCCGCGTAGACAAGAGCTACGGCCACGATGTTAAAACCGCGCAGCAGTTTGCCCTGGCGCTAGCTGAACTGCTCGGGCTTAACCACGACTTTGCCCAGCCGGTGTTTGAAGACAGCCTGCACTACCTGCTGCAGGAACAGAGTCTACCCGCCAATATCGATGCCGAAGCCGGCGAGGCGATGAAAAGTTCTCTGTCTCGCAAGCGCCTGATGCGCCTGCTGGAAAAAGGCTTCGACAAACCCGCCGGCTTCGTGCTGCCGCTGGGCTGGAATTGGAATGGCGGCGGCTGGTTTTCCAGCAAGTGGGAAATGCGCCGCGAACGCATCGTGGCGATTCCCGGCGATTCGCCCCTGGGCTTGCGCCTGCCATTAGAATCGCTGCCATGGGTCGAAAAGAAAGACCGTGAACCGGACCTGGAATACGATCCCTTCGCGCCGCGCGCGCCCCTATCAAAACCAGGCGACATGACATTCGTTGCCCCACCGCAAGCGCAATCGCCGCAGAAAAAGCTGAAAAAAGCACCGGGGTCGGACGCGGTCACCGAATATTTCGATGTTTTCCGCACGGCACTTTGTTTTGAAGCCCGCGAAGGCCGGTTACATTTATTTTTACCGCCACTGCAAATTCTCGATGCCTACGTGAACCTTATTGCAGCCATATCCACGGTTGCCGAGCAACTGGACATCCCAGTGGTAATCGAAGGTTATGAGCCACCGCGCGACCCTCGCCTGGTCAAACTGTTAGTGACGCCAGATCCAGGGGTTATAGAAGTCAATATTCATCCCGCGAACAATTGGGATGAACTGGTAGCTACCACCGAAGAGCTTTACGAAGCCGCGCGTCAATCGCGACTGGGTACAGAAAAGTTCATGCTCGACGGTCGCCACACTGGCACTGGTGGCGGCAACCACGTGACTCTCGGCGGCGCGACACCCGCCGACAGCCCCTTGCTGCGACGCCCCGATTTACTGCGCAGTATGGTGACCTATTGGCAACATCACCCGAGTTTGTCCTACCTGTTTTCCGGCGCATTTATCGGGCCCACCAGCCAGGCGCCGCGCGCCGACGAAGGCCGCGACGAAATGCTCTACGAAATGGAAGTGGCGTTCAAGCAAATGCCTGAAGGCGAAGTTGCTCAGCCCTGGCTGGTCGACCGCATTATGCGCAACCTGCTGATCGACATTACCGGTAACACCCACCGGGCCGAGTTTTGTATCGACAAACTCTATTCGCCCGATTCCGCCAGCGGGCGCCTGGGGATCCTGGAATTCCGCGGTTTTGAAATGCCGCCCCACAGCCGCATGGCCCTGGTGCAATTCCTGTTGATACGCGCCCTGGTAGCCCGATTCTGGCGCGAGCCCTACCGCCAGCCGCTGGTCCGCTGGGGCACCCTGCTGCACGACCGTCACATGCTGCCGCACTATATCTGGAGCGATATCAAAGAGGTGGTTAGCGAACTCAACGAGCGCGGCTACCCTTTCCGTGAAGAGTGGTTGTTGCCGTTTGAAGAGTTCCGCTTCCCCCATTACGGTCGCGTAAAGCTCAACGATATCGAAATCGAAATTCGCTGGGCGATAGAGCCCTGGCATGTGCTTGGCGAAGAAATCAGCAGCTTTGGAACCTCCCGCTACGTGGATTCCTCGGTAGAACGGGTTCAGGTAAAAGTAAGCGGTATGACCGACAACCGCTATGTGCTGGCCTGTAACGGGCGCCGTGTGCCTTTGCGCAACACCGGCGTGCAGGGAGAATTTGTGGCCGGGGTACGCTATCGCGCCTGGCAGCCACCCTCCGCGCTCCACCCCACTATTGGCGTTAACACGCCGCTGGTGTTTGATCTGGTGGACACCTGGAACGGCCGCTCCATTGGCGGTTGCAGCTACCATGTGTCCCACCCCGGTGGCCGCAGCTACGAAACTTTCCCGGTCAATGCGTTCGAGGCCGAAAGCCGCCGGGTAAACCGCTTCGATAACCTCAGCCACACCCCAGGGCCGCTTACCCCGCGCCCAGACCTGGATGCAATGCGCGAGTTTTTCACCGATCGCAATCCACCGCGGCCAATGGCGCCACCGCCAGAAGAACCCGCCGGCGAGTACCCACATACACTGGACTTGCGGCGCAATCCATAGCCCTTAGGGCCGCCGCCCCAGCGGTGGCCCAGACAGGAACATCAGGCATAAAAAAAGGCATCTCGTGTTGGATGCCTTTTTTCCTTCTGCTCGCTTAATTTCTGCAGCGCAAAAGCCGTTCGCTATTTTTTAACCTGTAACTGCACATGGAAGGTGGTGCCCACATCAATATCGGAGGTTACCGCCATCTGACCATGATGGTGTTCGGTAATGGAAAAGTACGCGAACGAAAGACGTTGAGTACCGAGCCCGGCACTGGCGTCCGGGTTATTCAGAAAATAAGGTTCGAAGATATTAATCTGCTCTTCCGCTGTTAAACCCACGCCATTGTGATTTATCTTGATCCAGATCGAGTCGTAAAACTCAGTAACGTCCACCGTAATCAGCGGGCTAAAACCGTCGCGTTTACAACGGCCCAGTGCGTAGCAGGCATGGCGGAATATACCGAGAAACACCTGCTGCAACTCCGCAATGCGGCAAGGCGCAGGGCTCAATTTAGCTTCCACCTGTAACCGCAGCGGAATATCTCGAAACTTCAATCCGTTCGGTTCTGAGATCACCTTGCCAGCCAGATCGATCGTGTGCTCTAGCACATCAGGCAGGTTTACAAGCTGCGCACTGCCCCCTTGATGAAGCGCGAAATCCGCCAGGTTGTTCACAATGGCCGACGCGTATTCGCTACTTTCCAACGCTGCCTCCAGGCTGTGCGTCAGAGTTTTACAGTGCTCCCGCGCCAATGTATTCAGGTCATCGGATTTAGCCAGTGCATAAACCTGCCCAAGCGATTGGCTGATACGCTGCAAAGGCGTGTCGATATCCTGCGCCATAGTCGCCGCCAGTTCGCCCATCGATGCCATCTTGTCCAGCTCGATCATGCGATTTTCGGTCTTCACCCGCTTGGTCACATCATCCAGCAAAATCACGATACCCACTTCATCGTTACCCTGCAGCGCGTAAAGCGTAATATCGAAATAGTACTGGCCGCGCTGACTGTGCTGAATCACCCGGTTGCTGCCGCTGTCGAGCACCTCTCTCAATTGCTCTGGCGTGAGGGTAATCGTGGGGTAGGCTTCCCACAGGTTTTTCCCCAGAACCATATCACTCTTGGCACCGGTGATTTTTTCGGCTGCCGGGTTCCATTGGGTGATTTCCATTTCCTTGTTCAAACCAATCAACATCAAGGGCATGGAATCGAGAATACTTTTGATATAGCTCTCAGATGCCACCAGGCGCTGAGTGGTTTCCCGGTGCTCCGTAATCTCCGCTTCCAGTTTGCTATTGGTCGTCGCCAGATTCGCCGTGCGCTCCCGGACCCGCTCTTCCAGGTTTTTCTTTATTTCTGTCAACTCGCGGTTCACCCGCCAGGCATTGCGATAACTGATCGCCAAAAAAACCAGGGTGATGGTCAACAGGGTTATCAGCAACCCGGCAGAAAAGTTAGCCAGATGTTGCCACTTGGTGTGGCCATCCTCATCCTTGAAAACATCGGTAATGCTGGCAAAGCCATCGCTGGCCAACAACAGCAACCAACAGGCGAATAGTTTATGGGACATTTTGCTCATAGCGCGCAAATCAACATCTGAGTTAGGGAAAAGCGGGGGATTATAACTCACTCAGCTCAAGCCATTCAGCCAGCGTGGGAAAGTAAAGTGCGAGCTTCACCTGGGAAAATCCGGCCTGTAGCAGCGCAGCCCGGTAAAGCCACATTTTCGGTTGGTAAAGTTCCTGCTGAGCGCGGAAAAACGCATCCAGCCCCTCGTGTTCAGCAGGCTCAGCTGTTTTGTAGTCGACAATCCACGTCACACCCGCCGCGTCGGTATAGACCCGGTCCACCACGAGTTGTTGCGGACCATTACGGGTTACCAACGTGAGCGAGTATTCACTGGCATGAAAGTCATAATCACTGGAAAGTATAGCCCGCCCCCGCTCATCGTCGAGAATACGTGCCAAATGCTGCACCGTGCGTTCAGTGAGTTGCGGCACCAGGGCGGGCGCAACTCCCAGCTCCCGCAGCCCCGCAGCCATCGCCGGTGCACAGGCCTGAACGCGCGAGCGCGACCAGTGTTCAAGCCCCTGCTCGGCGATGATTTGCAAGTAGCGATGCACCAGGGTACCCAGGTGACGGCTGGCACGGTTGGCTACGCTTTGCCACTCTAACTCAGGTCGGTTTTGGGTTTCGTCATAGTCGTATGGGGGAATAAACCCTAACAGCAGATTTTCCCGCTCAACAGCGGGAGCAGTCCAATTAGCCACAAAACGCTGAAGCGGCGGGGCCACCCAAGCGAGAGTAGCGGTCTGTTCCGTCTCGGGTGCAGGGTAACGCTGTACCTGCAACACCACCGCTTGCCAAATACTGGCCAGCATGCTGGAGGAGCTAGGCGCCCGCAATTCCTGAGGATTCTTGGTGTTTTCTGCGGTCGCGAAGAGCAAATGCAAACGCTGCCTGGCCCGGGTACAGGCCACATACAGAAGCCGGCAGGTTTCCAGATCCATCTTTTTACCGGCTTCTACGGCCAGATGTTGATAGTTCGCATGCCTGTCTCCGCCAGATGCGCGGGTTAAAGGTGCCATCAACAGCTGCGATTCACCATAGCGGTTCAAGCGCTCCTGCCACAACATCAAATCATCGCTGCGACTGTTACCGCGCTTCGCTAACCCCGGCACAATCACCACATCAAACTGCAAGCCTTTGGATTTATGCACCGTCATCAACTGCAGGCTGTCATCCGCCTCCGGGTCGGGTGCCGCATAAAGTTGGTTTACCGCATTTGCCAACACCCGGTAGGCGGGCAAATCGCTGGCGTACTCCCACTTTTCCAACAACCGGAAGAACATGCGCGCATTCTCCAGGCTTGCCGCTCCGGGCAAAGAGGCACCCCCACCCAACGCCAGCCAGCAGCCTTCTACCCAGGCGCGAAACGTCTTGCGCAACCGCTGCTCGCTTGCCGCGCTCAGCAGTGGTAATACCCGCGCTAAACGCGCAGCACCAGACTCGCTCAAACAGTTGTTGGCGAGCGCATACTCACATTGCTCAAGCACGGTCGGCACAAGCTTGCTCGCCTGCGGGCGGCAAAGCGCGTCTAGGTCAGTAAGCGCCAACCCACACCAAGGCGCACGCAATAAGGCAAGCCATGCGACCCGGTCCGCCGGGTGCAGCAATGCACGGGTTAAGCTCAGCAGGTCCTGCACTGCGGGTGTGTCCGCCAGGGGCTCCAGATCCACCGCGCGATACCGCAACCCCGCGCCTTGCAGCGCGGGAACAATGGCTGCCAGCGCCGAGCGGCTGCGCACCAGCACCGCAATTTTGGCGTCCGGTTGTTCAGCTCTGGCCGACAAAATGATATCGAGCACCTGAGCCGCTTCGCGCGCGCCCGCACCATCGTCTACAAACCCGTGCAAGCGCACCGCATCGCCCGGCAGTTCGGGGTTTACCACGGTGGATGCCGCGTAGGCCACCGCACCGTGACTGGCGCTGTGCTGGGCCGGGAAAGACTGGGCAAAAACCTTGTTGACCCAGTGCACAACCCCGGCCTGTGAGCGAAAATTCGCCGTCAACCGCAGAGGTCTGAGCGGGACATTCTCGAGCCCCTGCTCCCGCGCATTCAGGAACAGGCCGACATTCGCTCCGCGAAAGGCGTAGATGGATTGCATTGCATCGCCGACACAAAACAGGGTGCGCCCGTCATCCGGAACCCAACCTGCGGTTAGCTGGTTCAACAGTTCAACCTGAGCCGCCGACGTATCCTGAAACTCGTCCACCAGAATGTGCGACAGGCGATAGTCCATTTTCATCGCCAGTTGGCTCGGCGACTCCGCACTGCCCAGCGCCCGCCGTGCCGCGAGACTGACCTCAGTAAAATCCACCCGATTCAGCTCTTTGAACACCAGGGTTAACTGCGCCGACAACATCGGCAACACCGTGAACAGGGCGTCCAGTAATTGCCATTGGCTATCGTCCACATCCGCAGCGGGCAGCCGCAAAATATCGGCGAGCTGATCGTCCAGCCCCGGCACCGACTGCAGCTCGGCAATCAGGGCTTTGAGCTGCTGCTTGCGCGCGTCACAGGCTTTTTTATCCGCGCCCTTGCCCGGCGGAAACCCTTGCGCCACCGTAACGCTCTTGCGCCACTCCTGCTTCTGGGTGAACACCAGTTCGATTAAGCCCAGCCATTGCGGCAACGCATCCGCGTCCGGCAACTGACGGCTCTCATCGAGATCGATGTCGATGCAGGCGGACAGCGCAGACGCCTTGCCCGCCGCGCGCACATTAGCCGCGCCGTAGGCGGCAAGTTCCACCCACTGCGCCTGCAGAGCAGACGGAACCCGGGCCACCACCGTGTCGATGGTTTCGTGCACCACCGTAGCGAAGTGTTCACTCAGCCGCTCACGAATCGGCGCACCGTCCTGCCGACTGCCCAACAGCGGCAACCACTGTTCGCGCTTGGCGAGCAACTGGCCCATCAGCGCCTCGAAGCGGTCGAAGCGGTTGTCGAGAAAATCCAGCACTACACCCAGCGCAACTGCCCACGCACTGTCCTCCTCCAACGTACCAAGTAGCGCATGCACGGCGCTGCGGTAAAGCTCCGCGCTGTCGTCGGTAATCTGCGGCTGGCTGCCGAACGACGACTCCATCGGCAACTGACGGGTCAGGGAGCTGCAAAGACTGTCGAAGGTTTTGATTTGCAGACGATTGGGATTGTCCAGCAACTGCCACTGGTGCTGTTGATCAGCGGCCAGAACGGCCCGCGCCAATTGCCAGGTAAGTTGCCGGTGCGCCTCCTCCGGCTCCGGCCCACGGCCAAGATGCAATGCATGGAGTACTCGTTCGCGCATTTCGCCAGTCGCTTTGCGAGTGAAAGTAATCGCCAGAATTTCTTCCGGGCGGCGTACCCGGGCGAGCAACACCAGATAGCGCTGGGTCAGCAATTCGGTTTTGCCGCTACCAGCGGGAGCCTCACAGATAAACGATTGATCCGGTTCAAGTGCAGTGCGCCGCTCAGCGCTGTCAGCAACTATCATGGCGCGTCCTCCTCATCGTCGGTCCCACTGCGAATACGGCAAAACCCTTTCAACTCACAATAGCGGCAGGTAGAGCCTGGAACCTTGGGCGCAACCGCAGCCTCACCGGCTAAAAAGTCACTCGCCAACTGCTCCAGAGTTTGTTGCCAATGGGCAAGCAGATCTTTCCATACTACGGGCAGATCGAGACCGCTGTCCGCTGGGTGCTTGAGGCCGGGCGCCACATCAGGCACATCAGCCAGACCTTTGAGGGCGATTTCGCGGGAGTTAATTTGCGCAAACGCCGCCGCGACAACTTTCTCGCGGTTGGCAATGGCGTAAAGCGGCACCTGGGGCTGGTCCGGCCGCTCGCCCTCCCAGGATTTCACCGCGGTCAGCCCGGTTTTGTAGTCGATAACAAACAGACCGCCATCTGCCAGCGCATCCACCCGATCGTAGCGAACACTCAAAGGCAAGCCCGCGAGGGTGAGATCTTTGCGGCTTTCGTTAAACACCACCTTAAAGGGGGCACGTTGTTTTTCCAGTTCCAGCCATGCGCAGACAAGCCCGGCCAAACGTCGGGTTTCCAGCTCCACAAAGCGGAAACCGACAAAGCTTTTGCGGCGGATATCGCGCAGCGCATCGGCAATGGCTTCATCTACCAGTGCTAGCAAACGCTCGTCCGACTGCGCCAGCAAGCCCGCCTGATCGCCGAGCTTGCGCCATACAATTTCCATCGTGTGATGTAGCAGATTACCGCGTTCAGCGGCGTCCAGGCCGAGTACCACCTCCGGCACCTCGCTGGCGCGCAGGCGATGGCGGGCAAACGCCTGAAACGGGCACGCCGCCTGATCGCGCAGAATAGCCGCACCGCCGCGAATACACTGCACATCGGCAACTCCGCCAGCGTTTGTATACTCAATCGACTCCAGGTCACGGGTTTGCCACTGCAATTGCTCCCATGCGGTGAACAGGGGGACGGCCTCGCGGGTTTGCGCAAACGCCTGTACCAGAGGGCTGGGCTGTAGCTGTTTGTCGTCTCTGGTCGCGGCGTAACTGAACCTGACCTGCGATGCGCTCGCCAGCCAGCGCTGGGTCAGATTGCGCGCATAGCGATACTCCCGCTCCGCCGAACTCTGCGGCGTGTTGTGTGCGACTTGCACCGCGAGCGGCAACAGCGGATTGGGTGACGGCGCAGGCGGCCAGGCCTCATCGTCCAGCCCCATGATCCAGAGCTGATCGAAGGGCAATCCGGCCGCCTCCAAACTGCCGAGAATCTGCACTGGCGAGATCCGCGTTTGCGGCTGGAAACTGCGCTGTTGCAGCAACCGTCGCAGCAGACTCAACGCCTCGCTCCAGGCCATGGGCGCGGTGACCACATCCAGCGCGGCAAACTCATCCAGACAAGTTTGCCACACCTGCACCTGCTGATACTCCAGCGTATCCAAGGTGCGATCCCCCGGCCAACCCAGGCACTGCAGTTGCGCCATAAAAACGGGCAGCCACTCGCTGGGCAAGCGCGCGCTGGGGCCATACTGTTTGGCGAGTTTGTCGAAGCCGTCCAGCGCGTGATACCAGTGTTCGCACAGGGGTAACCCCTCATCGTCACAAAATTCCGCTGCGCTGGTACGCAACAACTGGCGCGAAGGACTGAGCTCGCCCTGCTCTCGAAGGCGTACATCCAGCAGCGCGCGCGCCGCCAGTTCGGACTGTATTCCCAGAAAAGGCGACAACAGCAAAGCACTTGCGGTTTCCAGCTCGAGCCGTGCGCGATTGAGCTGAAGCGCCTGCAGCGCCGCCTGCATAACAGGCACCTGCGCCAGCGGCTGGCCCGCCGACATATTGAAACCGGGGGCGTGCTGCGGGGTTGTGGGCAAAATACTGTGCGGGTCGAACACCCGGTTGAAGTGGCGCTCGACTTCGGCCCGTCGCGCACTGAGATCCGGTATCACTACGCCAATCTGTTGCACCGGTTGCGCGGCGATCTCCTGGTAACACCAGGTGGCGACACTCTCCAGCTCCGCTTGTGGGTCGCTGAAACTGCATAAACTTACCTGCGGAGTCGGTTCCGGCTCTGCCACATGAGTCATCTGGCAACCGCATCCGGCCAGCGCCTCCAGCAACTGCAGCAGTGCAGGGGCCTGATCGTCGAAACCGTACATCACTATCTGCTTCGGCAAGCGCCAAGTGGCAACGGCGGCCGCAGGATCGCTGTACATCAGAGCATCGCAGATAACACTGCTCAACTCACTGAAGGTCAACAATCCACGCTGCTGGCACTGTTCGTTAAACGCCGCCACCCAGGCAAGGAACAACTGGTGGCTTTGCAAAAGCTCGTCTGTTTCGAAACTGTCGATGGGCAAGGCCCACTCGCACACCAGCCGCCATGCGTCCTGCGCGTTTTTTGCAGTGGCGACGCTATTGAGTAGCGGTGGCGTATCCGGGTGGCTGGTGATCACTGTTTCCCACAGCAACATTTCCTGCTGCGGCGTCATTAACACCTGTGCCGCTCGCGGATGGCGGCCGTCCAGCGTCAGTCGCTGCCATAGATCCTGCAGCCAGCCCTGATAGGAGCGGCACCAGAGATTGGCGAAAGCGGTTTTGCCCTGTGCGCGCTGAAAGTCGCCATAACTGGTTTGCACAAAACGGCTTAACCGCTCATTCGGGGTAAGCACCAGACCATTGGCTGGCAGGTCGCCACTAAAGTGCTCGTGTAATAGCGCGCTGAGGCCGTGTTGACTTTGCATAGATACTGAATACCAGAGAAGCGGTAAATTCGAAAGCTTAAAGCGCGGGAAGCGTTTGCAGGGCCGCGTCGACGAACGCCCGCATCGCAGCGGGTGTCGTCGGCCCCGTGTAAGGCAGTACCGTCCAGCGCTCCTTGCTGGTGAGAGTGGTGCCGGGAGCCAGTTCGCGATAGGCACTGTGGACTTCCATTTCGATCAGGCCCGCGGCGAAATCGTCGCCGTCAAAATCCATATACAGTTCCACCAGGCTGTGCTCAGGATGGATATCCGCTGCCGGCACCGATGGGTACTGAATAATTAAAACCTGGCCCTGCGAGAACGACGCCATCCAGGGCGCATCGGGTGTGATAAAAAGTTTGCCGACGCGCTTACGCGACGGCGCAGTAGCCGCAAGCTGATTAAGCACCAGCGTGCCCTGTGCAACAGTATAGGCAATTGGGTCCTGTTGCTTTGGGTAAAACGGTTGCTGCACCCGAACCTGCTGTTCGCTGGCCACCGGCACCAGCACCTTGCTTGCGGCAGATACCCGCGTGTTAAACCAGAGATCCCATGCGACAGAACCTTCTGGCTGCGTGTTTTGCGCGTCGACCAGCAGCTCAACGCTATTCTTGTATTTAGCCGGTAAGCGAAAAACCTTGCGCATGGCCAAGCCTGTTAACGCACTTGGCGGACTCTGCAGCACCAGCGACTCCGCCGTTTGGGCAACAATCTCGTTGCGCGCCAAAACGTTGAACGGATCGGGCGGCCATTGCGCCTTTTGCGCGCGGCGCTGTGGGTTCACTGTTTGAAAGTTCCACCAGTCTGACTGCGGGCCATTCCATACAATATGGCCAAAATAGCTGTAGGCTCGATCATCCGCTTTTACTTCCGGCACCCCACGAGCTAATTCTTCGGTACCCACTCGCAACAAATTCTGCCGGTCGGTCAAGGAGACACCGAGCACCCGACCGCCAATATCGGGCGTTACTTGCAGCGAGACAACACCGTTGCCCAAACTGATTTGTTGCACAGGTTCAGCAATTGCCAGCGCGCCTCGACAGAGAGCAAGCAGCCCCACCAGAAAAAATACGTTAACGATGTCTGTAACGACGCCTGTGCGGTGGCGCGCACGCGCCGGTTGATAAACGACAGCCGGTCGACACGTCAGCGG comes from Teredinibacter turnerae and encodes:
- a CDS encoding DUF4380 domain-containing protein — its product is MKKLLELGAPLTCRPAVVYQPARARHRTGVVTDIVNVFFLVGLLALCRGALAIAEPVQQISLGNGVVSLQVTPDIGGRVLGVSLTDRQNLLRVGTEELARGVPEVKADDRAYSYFGHIVWNGPQSDWWNFQTVNPQRRAQKAQWPPDPFNVLARNEIVAQTAESLVLQSPPSALTGLAMRKVFRLPAKYKNSVELLVDAQNTQPEGSVAWDLWFNTRVSAASKVLVPVASEQQVRVQQPFYPKQQDPIAYTVAQGTLVLNQLAATAPSRKRVGKLFITPDAPWMASFSQGQVLIIQYPSVPAADIHPEHSLVELYMDFDGDDFAAGLIEMEVHSAYRELAPGTTLTSKERWTVLPYTGPTTPAAMRAFVDAALQTLPAL